A DNA window from Actinomadura coerulea contains the following coding sequences:
- a CDS encoding alpha/beta family hydrolase, protein MKVVTAHGPAEVVLDEVNDPVFLLVLTHGSNGGVEAADLLAVRAEALRLGGAVARVTQPFRLAGRRAPGPAAKQDEAWLEVVAALRKRFGDVPLVQGGRSNGARVACRTAAAAGAAGVVALAFPLHPPGRPEKTRVEELRSAGVEVVVVNGDRDPFGVPGPADAARVEVLPGERHDLGRDPAAVGRAVEPWLKRWAARPVRTGRR, encoded by the coding sequence ATGAAGGTCGTGACGGCGCACGGGCCCGCCGAGGTGGTGCTGGACGAGGTGAACGACCCGGTGTTCCTGCTGGTGCTGACGCACGGGTCGAACGGGGGAGTGGAGGCGGCCGACCTGCTGGCGGTGCGCGCCGAGGCGCTGCGGCTCGGCGGCGCCGTCGCGCGGGTGACGCAGCCGTTCCGGCTCGCCGGGCGGCGGGCGCCCGGTCCGGCGGCCAAGCAGGACGAGGCGTGGCTGGAGGTCGTCGCGGCCCTGCGCAAGCGGTTCGGGGACGTCCCGCTGGTTCAGGGCGGCCGCAGCAACGGGGCGCGGGTGGCGTGCCGGACCGCGGCGGCCGCCGGGGCGGCCGGAGTGGTGGCGCTGGCGTTCCCGCTGCACCCGCCGGGCAGGCCGGAGAAGACCCGGGTGGAGGAGTTGCGGTCGGCGGGAGTCGAGGTCGTCGTCGTCAACGGCGACCGGGACCCGTTCGGCGTGCCCGGCCCGGCGGACGCGGCGCGGGTCGAGGTCCTGCCGGGCGAGCGGCACGACCTCGGCAGGGACCCCGCGGCGGTCGGCCGGGCGGTGGAGCCGTGGTTGAAGCGGTGGGCGGCCCGTCCGGTGCGGACGGGCCGGCGGTAA
- a CDS encoding DUF5999 family protein, with protein sequence MCPHQPPCPSHDAPDRDAARTLASHPEQGWSLLCNGVVLFEDTGELLPDGGVIAPHRPTDAQATSAA encoded by the coding sequence ATGTGCCCGCACCAGCCGCCTTGTCCCTCCCACGACGCACCCGACCGCGACGCCGCCCGCACGCTGGCCTCGCACCCCGAACAGGGGTGGAGCCTGCTGTGCAACGGGGTCGTGCTGTTCGAGGACACCGGTGAGCTGCTGCCCGACGGGGGAGTCATCGCGCCGCACCGGCCGACGGACGCGCAGGCCACGTCCGCCGCTTGA